Proteins found in one Amycolatopsis aidingensis genomic segment:
- a CDS encoding DUF222 domain-containing protein: MDRHSSDPHTDPPEDALTTLDLLEANERAIARLEARRVLLVADLAQDGGERVSLVTEIAGRLYWTRHRVEEALALGQHLTRLPNTLAAFREGRIDQEKVKAVVEPTAVLTDHQAREVDERMGDKLERKDRTSLRRSVRYQVLAVDPDGVARRTRARRAQRSLELIHQDDGVSSLTADLPTEVASAIYARCDRAARRMRKEGDSRTLEQLRADVFADLTLREQGEIRAPRTEVYLYFAASSLLGLDEQPGYVAGHGHIPASLARELATHPDSVWRRLLTDPATGHPTDLGRTRYRPPAALDEFVRVRDRECQGIGCHRPSQQCQNDHTTDWAKGGTTCEEELVGYCERDHHLKDLPGWKYEVIDGVPTITTPHGDIHQSPREPLHEPLTPDNDKPPF, from the coding sequence ATGGACAGACACAGTTCTGATCCGCACACGGATCCCCCCGAAGACGCACTCACCACACTCGACCTATTGGAGGCCAACGAACGCGCCATCGCCCGGCTGGAGGCGCGGCGGGTGCTGCTGGTGGCCGACCTCGCCCAGGACGGGGGTGAGCGGGTCTCGCTGGTGACCGAGATCGCCGGGCGCCTCTACTGGACCCGGCACCGGGTGGAGGAAGCCCTGGCGCTGGGGCAGCACCTCACCCGGTTGCCGAACACCCTCGCCGCGTTCCGGGAGGGCCGGATTGATCAGGAGAAGGTGAAAGCGGTGGTGGAACCCACCGCGGTCCTCACCGACCACCAGGCCCGCGAGGTGGATGAGCGGATGGGCGACAAACTGGAGCGCAAGGACCGGACGAGTTTGCGGCGGTCGGTGCGCTACCAGGTGCTGGCCGTGGACCCGGACGGGGTGGCGCGGCGCACCCGGGCGCGGCGGGCACAACGGTCCCTGGAACTCATCCATCAGGACGATGGGGTGTCCAGCCTTACGGCCGACCTCCCGACGGAGGTGGCCAGTGCGATTTATGCGCGGTGTGACCGGGCCGCCCGACGGATGCGGAAAGAAGGGGACAGTCGCACGTTGGAACAACTGCGGGCGGACGTGTTCGCCGACCTCACCCTGCGGGAACAGGGTGAGATCCGGGCGCCGCGGACGGAGGTGTACCTGTACTTCGCGGCCAGCTCCCTGCTGGGGCTGGATGAGCAGCCGGGGTACGTGGCCGGGCATGGGCATATCCCGGCGTCGTTGGCGCGGGAGCTGGCCACCCACCCCGACAGCGTCTGGCGGCGGTTGTTGACCGACCCGGCCACCGGGCATCCCACCGATCTGGGGCGTACGCGGTACCGGCCGCCGGCGGCGCTGGATGAGTTCGTGCGGGTACGGGACCGGGAGTGTCAGGGCATCGGGTGCCACCGGCCCTCGCAGCAGTGCCAGAACGACCACACCACCGACTGGGCCAAGGGCGGCACCACCTGTGAGGAGGAGCTGGTCGGGTACTGCGAGCGCGACCACCACCTGAAGGACCTGCCGGGATGGAAATACGAGGTGATCGACGGGGTGCCGACCATCACCACACCCCACGGGGACATCCACCAAAGCCCACGCGAACCACTCCACGAACCCCTCACCCCAGACAACGACAAACCACCGTTCTGA